One segment of Pseudodesulfovibrio sp. 5S69 DNA contains the following:
- a CDS encoding TOBE domain-containing protein, whose product MTGFNRSDDGRILSIAEGEECLSHSQLNRLEDSFREWAGKSKRDDVRLSRLSVLLIFLLVRYTGAKLSEVLSINIHTDLDWARHLVIFRSNGNERAEPREVHISRSLADEIRGKIETLKSHKESERLLDLDPGFVRRKFYERALECGFPKRLGGPEAIRKARGVELMQSNIPLPAVQMMLGHSTPNLTSSYVAFSKDEIQAVAQRFLEKESGRKTSARNSFFGKVSEILRGDIQTRVVMETLEGNSIITVITNDSLERLGLSLGRLITAEVKAPLVILHGGEASPKCSTENRLRGVVTRITNGEVNTEYIVKISETTEICALVTSSPSSPFELNVGDCAWALFNCSAVVLHVD is encoded by the coding sequence ATGACAGGTTTCAACCGAAGTGATGATGGACGGATTCTTTCCATTGCGGAAGGAGAGGAGTGCCTGAGCCACTCCCAACTGAATCGATTGGAGGATTCTTTCCGGGAGTGGGCTGGAAAATCAAAACGCGACGATGTTCGTTTGTCCAGACTAAGCGTTTTGCTCATTTTCCTTCTGGTCAGGTATACGGGCGCAAAGTTGAGCGAAGTATTATCGATCAACATACATACCGATCTCGATTGGGCTCGCCATCTGGTGATTTTTCGTTCGAATGGGAATGAGAGAGCGGAACCGAGGGAAGTTCATATTTCACGATCTCTTGCCGACGAGATCAGGGGGAAGATCGAAACCTTGAAATCTCACAAGGAGTCAGAAAGACTGCTTGATTTGGACCCTGGTTTTGTTCGGCGCAAATTTTATGAACGGGCTTTGGAATGTGGGTTTCCAAAGCGGCTGGGCGGTCCGGAAGCCATCCGCAAGGCGAGAGGCGTGGAGTTGATGCAAAGCAACATCCCCTTGCCCGCTGTGCAGATGATGCTGGGGCACTCCACCCCCAATCTCACCTCGTCCTATGTCGCGTTCTCCAAGGATGAAATTCAAGCTGTTGCTCAGCGTTTTCTGGAAAAGGAATCCGGCCGCAAAACAAGCGCACGAAATAGTTTTTTTGGAAAAGTGTCAGAAATCTTGAGGGGCGACATACAAACACGCGTCGTTATGGAAACCCTAGAAGGGAACTCCATCATCACCGTAATCACGAATGACAGTTTGGAGCGGCTTGGCTTGAGCTTAGGCAGATTGATCACAGCCGAGGTAAAGGCTCCGCTGGTAATCTTGCATGGCGGTGAAGCATCTCCGAAATGCAGCACGGAAAACAGACTCAGGGGAGTGGTGACCAGAATAACCAATGGAGAGGTCAACACGGAATATATCGTCAAGATTTCTGAAACAACTGAAATATGCGCCCTTGTCACTTCCTCCCCAAGCTCACCCTTTGAATTAAATGTTGGAGACTGTGCATGGGCATTGTTTAATTGTTCCGCCGTGGTGCTTCACGTTGACTGA
- a CDS encoding DNA-methyltransferase: MENCPSHRYEAIITDPPFEIGIAGKDWDCKKLRIDVLAYQFHRVLKPGGNVFVFCSDFQFGDWYRELSRYFTKLRKYAWCKPDSRGTNKGMFQESFELGLHVCSENSYFDKEGRYKNYVVAGKTSGNERMMPDPDEEWSTKKGEKTLHPTQKKLSVIETLVTALSKEDDTILDPFAGTGTLGVAAKNLGRKFEMVEYGFRNHIAAWDRILGEE, translated from the coding sequence TTGGAGAATTGTCCTTCCCACCGGTACGAGGCCATAATCACCGACCCGCCTTTCGAGATCGGTATCGCCGGCAAGGATTGGGATTGCAAAAAGCTTCGGATCGACGTTCTAGCCTACCAATTCCATCGCGTTCTGAAACCTGGCGGCAATGTCTTTGTGTTCTGCTCGGATTTCCAATTCGGCGATTGGTATCGAGAGCTTTCCCGCTATTTTACCAAGTTGCGCAAATATGCCTGGTGCAAACCGGATTCACGAGGCACCAACAAGGGGATGTTTCAGGAGAGCTTCGAACTCGGGCTGCATGTGTGCTCAGAAAATTCATATTTCGACAAGGAAGGCCGCTATAAAAATTATGTGGTCGCTGGAAAAACATCAGGGAATGAACGGATGATGCCTGACCCCGATGAGGAATGGTCAACCAAGAAGGGCGAAAAGACCCTTCACCCAACGCAAAAAAAATTGTCGGTAATTGAGACTCTGGTTACCGCATTGAGCAAAGAAGACGACACCATTCTTGATCCCTTTGCCGGCACCGGGACGCTTGGGGTCGCAGCCAAAAATTTGGGCAGAAAATTCGAGATGGTCGAGTACGGCTTCCGAAACCACATTGCGGCATGGGACAGGATTCTAGGGGAAGAGTGA
- a CDS encoding helix-turn-helix domain-containing protein has translation MAEDDDVDLTPVKTPEQLLKEEVGLYLKIVRENRHKPLRWVAQKLGCSSSFISQIEKGDASIPLDRVLDFSLAYDLPVPEFVRIVLVTMHNDTYRALMSILENDPEMANAANSCHTIANPKERAKRRKALNPGLSSKSLQRMREFILENQKPTYGKPVAGDS, from the coding sequence ATGGCCGAAGATGACGACGTTGACCTCACCCCTGTGAAGACCCCGGAACAATTGTTGAAAGAAGAAGTCGGGCTTTATCTGAAGATTGTCCGGGAGAATCGGCACAAGCCCCTCAGATGGGTCGCCCAGAAATTGGGGTGCTCCAGCTCGTTCATATCCCAGATCGAAAAGGGGGACGCTTCGATTCCACTGGATCGGGTACTCGACTTCTCCCTTGCCTATGACCTTCCTGTTCCGGAGTTCGTTCGAATCGTTCTCGTCACCATGCACAACGACACGTATAGAGCGCTGATGAGCATACTGGAGAATGACCCGGAAATGGCTAATGCCGCCAACAGTTGCCACACGATTGCAAATCCCAAAGAACGAGCCAAGCGGCGCAAAGCTCTCAACCCTGGGCTGAGTTCAAAATCGCTTCAACGAATGCGGGAATTCATCTTGGAAAACCAAAAGCCGACGTATGGAAAGCCGGTGGCAGGTGATTCGTGA